A part of Scleropages formosus chromosome 3, fSclFor1.1, whole genome shotgun sequence genomic DNA contains:
- the LOC108924805 gene encoding rho GTPase-activating protein 12-like isoform X1, translating to MADGPDEELVLVQFEYEYRARDGALVSIKPNERFLLLSRTNEHWWHVRRDRSTKPFYVPAKYVKELPPDAPRPLGGAPAEGRRSPDPPKEPAGPLDRWAGTVTIRVHPPANCCDKAPEVRMSTFGIPQELCWPPRLRADSLVARHTYDSESRVSSSKDSSNCIKRHSLAASVELSSCTVPDNRQNLSQKPRLLGSGLPDPARKPTRAKPVEAAGTKSAERKADVEPPEAPKEQRRHSDATQVPENVYETIEDVTDRPRNSLGSAPDSLPAPVSIPALVVTLAPALALAPAPAPATLPGSVPAPGPGPSPAPDDPGPQPAQAHSSSPSPSDTIYVNVAELREGLEQLPPPPSPSPSPSPSPLPLPSPSPPHPSLDLDGWETHTDQESGRDYYYHPGTGRSTWEPPFSCPADQELPPEPLSSPSPSPSPLLSPTDSDWEQLLDESSGRHYFYNHVSGETTWEPPEQFCIPSRMDAQDTRRLRDDGAPPLPEEDYPADSQDEPGALVSFPRQQNYSHVKRVTIPRASLDSSAPGGWTRSMDMDGTWVFTNDVTHEQWVQSLDDRGQTYYYLKDGSRSQWHLPEVPVPSGKPRVGNGLNQEGVSVPRSWRHTMGPTQLSSSHDDLHKFLSAHKTRVSDYGSDASSCSNSPELQHHADGFRHRRNLSGQSCESQQHSVLEKAGILNKTKVCENGKKVRKNWSQSWTVLHGGVLTFHKDPKSTAAGASNKTNQIVPEFTVELRGATIGWASKDKSSKKNVLELKTRTGAEFLIQYDTDSIINDWHKVITDTIRQLEQPCEEEGGEPMRRASTRPGTLGSDPEQKKVRTKLLKFLQKRPTLQSVKEKGYIRDSVFGCALSTLCALERTTIPSFVEKCVSAVERRGLDIDGIYRVSGNLAVIQKLRYKADHEELDLEDGQWEDVHVITGALKLFFRELPEPLFPYSHFNNFIAAIKISDYGQKVSYMRDLVKSLPQPNHDTMELLFRHLRRVIEYGEENRMTVQNVAIVFGPTLLRPETESANITMHMVFQNQIVELILNEYEQIFCED from the exons ATGGCAGACGGACCAGACGAAGAGCTGGTGCTCGTGCAGTTTGAGTATGAGTACAGAGCCCGCGATGGCGCCCTTGTGTCCATCAAGCCCAACGAGCGCTTCCTCCTGCTGTCCAGGACGAACGAGCACTGGTGGCACGTGCGTCGCGACCGCAGCACCAAGCCCTTCTACGTCCCGGCCAAGTACGTGAAGGAGCTCCCGCCCGATGCTCCCCGGCCACTCGGGGGCGCGCCGGCGGAAGGCCGCCGGAGCCCGGACCCTCCGAAGGAACCCGCAGGGCCCCTGGACCGGTGGGCCGGCACCGTGACGATCCGGGTTCACCCGCCGGCGAATTGCTGCGACAAGGCCCCCGAAGTCCGAATGTCCACTTTCGGCATCCCTCAGGAGCTCTGCTGGCCGCCACGCCTCCGCGCCGACTCTCTGGTAGCCCGGCACACATACGACAGCGAGAGCAGGGTGTCGTCCTCCAAAGACAGCTCGAACTGCATCAAGAGGCACAGCTTGGCTGCCAGTGTTGAGCTGAGCTCCTGCACTGTGCCGGACAACAGACAGAACCTGTCCCAGAAGCCCCGTCTGCTCGGTTCCGGTCTCCCAGACCCGGCGAGAAAGCCGACAAGGGCGAAGCCGGTTGAAGCTGCCGGCACTAAGAGCGCCGAGCGAAAGGCCGACGTGGAACCGCCAGAAGCGCCCAAGGAGCAGAGGAGGCATTCGGACGCCACACAGGTCCCCGAGAACGTTTACGAAACTATCGAGGACGTGACAGACAGACCCAGGAACTCTCTGGGTTCTGCCCCGGATTCTCTCCCGGCTCCTGTTTCCATTCCTGCTCTGGTTGTCACTCTGGCTCCGGCTCTGGCTCTGGCCCCGGCCCCGGCTCCGGCTACACTTCCAGGATCGGTTCCAGCTCCAGGTCCAGGTCCATCACCAGCCCCAGATGATCCAGGCCCCCAACCTGCACAG GCTCACAGCAGCAGTCCCAGTCCCAGCGACACCATTTACGTGAACGTAGCGGAGCTGCGCGAAGGCCTCGAGCAGTTGCCCCCCCCGCCCTCTCCCTCACCCTCGCCCTCGCCCTCGCCCTTGCCCTTGCCCTCGCCCTCGCCCCCCCACCCTTCGCTGGACCTCGACGGGTGGGAGACTCACACTGACCAGGAGAGCGGGCGAGACTATTACTACCACCCTGGCACGGGAAGGAGCACCTGGGAGCCGCCCTTCAGCTGCCCTGCAGACCAGGAGCTGCCCCCGGAGCCTCTCTCGTCCCCGTCGCCCTCCCCCTCGCCGCTGCTGTCGCCCACGGACTCCGACTGGGAGCAGCTGCTTGATGAGAGCAGCGGCCGCCACTATTTCTACAACCACGTGTCTGGAGAGACGACCTGGGAGCCTCCAGAGCAGTTCTGCATTCCGTCCCGCATGGACGCGCAGGACACGCGGCGGCTGAGGGACGACGGCGCG CCCCCGCTCCCTGAGGAGGACTACCCTGCGGACAGCCAGGACGAACCTGGCGCACTCGTCTCCTTCCCCAGGCAGCAGAACTACTCCCACGTGAAGCGGGTCACGATCCCCCGTGCCAGCCTGGACAGCAGTGCTCCGGGGGGCTGGACCCGCTCCATGGACATGGACGGCACATGGGTTTTCACCAATGACGTCACACACGAGCAG TGGGTCCAGTCGCTGGACGACAGGGGACAGACCTACTATTACTTGAAAGACGGCTCCAGATCTCAGTGGCACCTGCCGGAG GTTCCGGTGCCTTCGGGCAAGCCGAGGGTGGGCAACGGGCTCAACCAGGAGGGCGTCTCGGTGCCCCGGAGCTGGCGACACACCATGGGCCCGACCCAGCTGAGCTCCTCGCACGATGACCTG CACAAGTTCCTTTCGGCTCACAAGACGAGGGTCTCTGATTATGGCAGCGACGCGTCCAGCTGCAGCAACTCCCCCGAGCTGCAGCATCAC GCCGACGGGTTCCGGCATCGCAGGAACCTCTCCGGCCAGAGCTGCGAGTCTCAGCAACAcagc GTTTTGGAAAAAGCTGGAATTCTCAACAAAACTAAGGTCTGCGAGAACGGGAAAAAAGTGAG GAAAAACTGGAGCCAGTCCTGGACCGTGCTCCATGGTGGAGTTCTGACGTTCCACAAAGACCCCAAGTCAACTGCAGCGGGAGCTTCG AATAAAACGAACCAGATAGTCCCAGAATTTACCGTGGAACTACGAGGGGCGACCATTGGATGGGCCTCCAAAGACAAGTCTAGCAAGAAGAATGTCCTTGAG CTGAAAACGCGAACCGGGGCCGAGTTTCTGATACAGTACGACACAGACAGCATCATCAACGACTGGCACAAAGTGATCACAGACACCATTCGGCAGCTG GAGCAGCCCTGTGAAGAGGAGGGTGGGGAGCCTATGAGGAGGGCCT CCACCAGGCCAGGCACCCTGGGATCAGACCCAGAGCAGAAGAAGGTGCGCACCAAGCTCCTCAAGTTCCTCCAGAAGCGGCCCACACTGCAGTCAGTCAAGGAGAAGGGCTACATCCGAG ACAGCGTGTTTGGATGTGCACTGAGCACACTGTGCGCCCTGGAGAGAACAACCATCCCCAGCTTCGTGGAGAAGTGCGTCAGCGCAGTGGAGAGGAGAG GGCTGGACATCGACGGGATCTATCGGGTCAGCGGCAACCTGGCGGTCATTCAGAAACTGCGCTACAAGGCAGATCATG AGGAGCTGGACCTGGAGGACGGGCAGTGGGAGGACGTCCATGTCATCACCGGTGCCCTGAAGCTCTTCTTCCGAGAGCTGCCCGAACCGCTGTTTCCCTACAGCCACTTCAACAACTTCATCGCAGCCATCA AAATAAGCGACTACGGCCAGAAAGTGTCCTACATGCGTGACCTCGTGAAGTCTCTCCCTCAGCCCAATCACGACACGATGGAGCTGCTCTTCCGACATCTACGCAG GGTCATCGAGTACGGAGAGGAGAACCGCATGACGGTGCAGAACGTGGCCATCGTCTTTGGCCCCACGCTGCTGAGACCCGAGACCGAGTCGGCCAACATCACCATGCACATGGTCTTCCAGAACCAGATCGTGGAGCTCATCCTCAACGAGTACGAGCAGATCTTCTGTGAGGACTGA
- the LOC108924806 gene encoding cytochrome c oxidase assembly factor 3 homolog, mitochondrial-like has translation MAEKETKRASEAGFAKRIDTAKEPLTPEQIQFIRRAEVEQWKKKTQKLRARNVWTGLAIGAVVVGIYGYTFYSVSQEKIMDEIDKEASVALATRGKTTAN, from the exons ATGGCGGAAAAGGAGACGAAGAGGGCGTCCGAAGCTGGGTTCGCCAAGCGAATCGACACGGCGAAGGAACCGCTCACCCCCGAGCAGATTCAGTTCATCCGGAGGGCGGAGGTGGAGCAGTGGAAGAAGAAAACGCAGAAACTTCGGGCCCGTAATGTTTGGACGGGCCTGGCGATCGGCGCCGTTGTCGTCGGTATCT ACGGCTACACGTTCTATTCCGTGTCGCAGGAGAAGATCATGGATGAGATTGACAAGGAGGCGAGTGTGGCACTGGCGACCAGGGGAAAGACCACAGCGAACTGA
- the LOC108924805 gene encoding rho GTPase-activating protein 12-like isoform X2, which yields MADGPDEELVLVQFEYEYRARDGALVSIKPNERFLLLSRTNEHWWHVRRDRSTKPFYVPAKYVKELPPDAPRPLGGAPAEGRRSPDPPKEPAGPLDRWAGTVTIRVHPPANCCDKAPEVRMSTFGIPQELCWPPRLRADSLVARHTYDSESRVSSSKDSSNCIKRHSLAASVELSSCTVPDNRQNLSQKPRLLGSGLPDPARKPTRAKPVEAAGTKSAERKADVEPPEAPKEQRRHSDATQVPENVYETIEDVTDRPRNSLGSAPDSLPAPVSIPALVVTLAPALALAPAPAPATLPGSVPAPGPGPSPAPDDPGPQPAQAHSSSPSPSDTIYVNVAELREGLEQLPPPPSPSPSPSPSPLPLPSPSPPHPSLDLDGWETHTDQESGRDYYYHPGTGRSTWEPPFSCPADQELPPEPLSSPSPSPSPLLSPTDSDWEQLLDESSGRHYFYNHVSGETTWEPPEQFCIPSRMDAQDTRRLRDDGAPPLPEEDYPADSQDEPGALVSFPRQQNYSHVKRVTIPRASLDSSAPGGWTRSMDMDGTWVFTNDVTHEQWVQSLDDRGQTYYYLKDGSRSQWHLPEVPVPSGKPRVGNGLNQEGVSVPRSWRHTMGPTQLSSSHDDLVLEKAGILNKTKVCENGKKVRKNWSQSWTVLHGGVLTFHKDPKSTAAGASNKTNQIVPEFTVELRGATIGWASKDKSSKKNVLELKTRTGAEFLIQYDTDSIINDWHKVITDTIRQLEQPCEEEGGEPMRRASTRPGTLGSDPEQKKVRTKLLKFLQKRPTLQSVKEKGYIRDSVFGCALSTLCALERTTIPSFVEKCVSAVERRGLDIDGIYRVSGNLAVIQKLRYKADHEELDLEDGQWEDVHVITGALKLFFRELPEPLFPYSHFNNFIAAIKISDYGQKVSYMRDLVKSLPQPNHDTMELLFRHLRRVIEYGEENRMTVQNVAIVFGPTLLRPETESANITMHMVFQNQIVELILNEYEQIFCED from the exons ATGGCAGACGGACCAGACGAAGAGCTGGTGCTCGTGCAGTTTGAGTATGAGTACAGAGCCCGCGATGGCGCCCTTGTGTCCATCAAGCCCAACGAGCGCTTCCTCCTGCTGTCCAGGACGAACGAGCACTGGTGGCACGTGCGTCGCGACCGCAGCACCAAGCCCTTCTACGTCCCGGCCAAGTACGTGAAGGAGCTCCCGCCCGATGCTCCCCGGCCACTCGGGGGCGCGCCGGCGGAAGGCCGCCGGAGCCCGGACCCTCCGAAGGAACCCGCAGGGCCCCTGGACCGGTGGGCCGGCACCGTGACGATCCGGGTTCACCCGCCGGCGAATTGCTGCGACAAGGCCCCCGAAGTCCGAATGTCCACTTTCGGCATCCCTCAGGAGCTCTGCTGGCCGCCACGCCTCCGCGCCGACTCTCTGGTAGCCCGGCACACATACGACAGCGAGAGCAGGGTGTCGTCCTCCAAAGACAGCTCGAACTGCATCAAGAGGCACAGCTTGGCTGCCAGTGTTGAGCTGAGCTCCTGCACTGTGCCGGACAACAGACAGAACCTGTCCCAGAAGCCCCGTCTGCTCGGTTCCGGTCTCCCAGACCCGGCGAGAAAGCCGACAAGGGCGAAGCCGGTTGAAGCTGCCGGCACTAAGAGCGCCGAGCGAAAGGCCGACGTGGAACCGCCAGAAGCGCCCAAGGAGCAGAGGAGGCATTCGGACGCCACACAGGTCCCCGAGAACGTTTACGAAACTATCGAGGACGTGACAGACAGACCCAGGAACTCTCTGGGTTCTGCCCCGGATTCTCTCCCGGCTCCTGTTTCCATTCCTGCTCTGGTTGTCACTCTGGCTCCGGCTCTGGCTCTGGCCCCGGCCCCGGCTCCGGCTACACTTCCAGGATCGGTTCCAGCTCCAGGTCCAGGTCCATCACCAGCCCCAGATGATCCAGGCCCCCAACCTGCACAG GCTCACAGCAGCAGTCCCAGTCCCAGCGACACCATTTACGTGAACGTAGCGGAGCTGCGCGAAGGCCTCGAGCAGTTGCCCCCCCCGCCCTCTCCCTCACCCTCGCCCTCGCCCTCGCCCTTGCCCTTGCCCTCGCCCTCGCCCCCCCACCCTTCGCTGGACCTCGACGGGTGGGAGACTCACACTGACCAGGAGAGCGGGCGAGACTATTACTACCACCCTGGCACGGGAAGGAGCACCTGGGAGCCGCCCTTCAGCTGCCCTGCAGACCAGGAGCTGCCCCCGGAGCCTCTCTCGTCCCCGTCGCCCTCCCCCTCGCCGCTGCTGTCGCCCACGGACTCCGACTGGGAGCAGCTGCTTGATGAGAGCAGCGGCCGCCACTATTTCTACAACCACGTGTCTGGAGAGACGACCTGGGAGCCTCCAGAGCAGTTCTGCATTCCGTCCCGCATGGACGCGCAGGACACGCGGCGGCTGAGGGACGACGGCGCG CCCCCGCTCCCTGAGGAGGACTACCCTGCGGACAGCCAGGACGAACCTGGCGCACTCGTCTCCTTCCCCAGGCAGCAGAACTACTCCCACGTGAAGCGGGTCACGATCCCCCGTGCCAGCCTGGACAGCAGTGCTCCGGGGGGCTGGACCCGCTCCATGGACATGGACGGCACATGGGTTTTCACCAATGACGTCACACACGAGCAG TGGGTCCAGTCGCTGGACGACAGGGGACAGACCTACTATTACTTGAAAGACGGCTCCAGATCTCAGTGGCACCTGCCGGAG GTTCCGGTGCCTTCGGGCAAGCCGAGGGTGGGCAACGGGCTCAACCAGGAGGGCGTCTCGGTGCCCCGGAGCTGGCGACACACCATGGGCCCGACCCAGCTGAGCTCCTCGCACGATGACCTG GTTTTGGAAAAAGCTGGAATTCTCAACAAAACTAAGGTCTGCGAGAACGGGAAAAAAGTGAG GAAAAACTGGAGCCAGTCCTGGACCGTGCTCCATGGTGGAGTTCTGACGTTCCACAAAGACCCCAAGTCAACTGCAGCGGGAGCTTCG AATAAAACGAACCAGATAGTCCCAGAATTTACCGTGGAACTACGAGGGGCGACCATTGGATGGGCCTCCAAAGACAAGTCTAGCAAGAAGAATGTCCTTGAG CTGAAAACGCGAACCGGGGCCGAGTTTCTGATACAGTACGACACAGACAGCATCATCAACGACTGGCACAAAGTGATCACAGACACCATTCGGCAGCTG GAGCAGCCCTGTGAAGAGGAGGGTGGGGAGCCTATGAGGAGGGCCT CCACCAGGCCAGGCACCCTGGGATCAGACCCAGAGCAGAAGAAGGTGCGCACCAAGCTCCTCAAGTTCCTCCAGAAGCGGCCCACACTGCAGTCAGTCAAGGAGAAGGGCTACATCCGAG ACAGCGTGTTTGGATGTGCACTGAGCACACTGTGCGCCCTGGAGAGAACAACCATCCCCAGCTTCGTGGAGAAGTGCGTCAGCGCAGTGGAGAGGAGAG GGCTGGACATCGACGGGATCTATCGGGTCAGCGGCAACCTGGCGGTCATTCAGAAACTGCGCTACAAGGCAGATCATG AGGAGCTGGACCTGGAGGACGGGCAGTGGGAGGACGTCCATGTCATCACCGGTGCCCTGAAGCTCTTCTTCCGAGAGCTGCCCGAACCGCTGTTTCCCTACAGCCACTTCAACAACTTCATCGCAGCCATCA AAATAAGCGACTACGGCCAGAAAGTGTCCTACATGCGTGACCTCGTGAAGTCTCTCCCTCAGCCCAATCACGACACGATGGAGCTGCTCTTCCGACATCTACGCAG GGTCATCGAGTACGGAGAGGAGAACCGCATGACGGTGCAGAACGTGGCCATCGTCTTTGGCCCCACGCTGCTGAGACCCGAGACCGAGTCGGCCAACATCACCATGCACATGGTCTTCCAGAACCAGATCGTGGAGCTCATCCTCAACGAGTACGAGCAGATCTTCTGTGAGGACTGA